In the Dyella humicola genome, TCGTCGAGGTCTATCGGTTCTTCTGCAGTTGCGGACAGAGTCCGGCCGACAGCTTCCATTCGGCGCAGCGCGTATTTCGCGGCGTGCCGCTTACGGGCGGCGCGGCTTTTGCCAAGGACAATGTCTACCTGTCCGGGCTGCTCGCCGTGCACACGTTTTTCCGTTGGGCACTCAAGCAACGGCGCATGGACATGCTGCGTCATTTGTTCGCCGGCAAGCTCGCACTGCATGACGTCATCAGCCTGGAGCCGCACTTCGAAACCGGCGCGATCTTGCCTCCGCGCTGGTTGCCGCCGTGGATGCAGCACGTGCACGGCCTCGCGGGCAAGCTGGCGTTCTCGTTGTTCGTCAACCGCATCCACATGGGCAAGGTGCAGGCGGAGACGATTTCACTGAGTCTTTAGGGGCGGGCATGTTGGAATGAAGAACGGCCCTTTCTGGGTGAACAGCGACCTCGCCATGCGTGCGCGCATCGTCGGGCTTGGCTGGCCGCCAGTGTTACCATTCAGCGATGCCGCTTGCCGGCCCACATTCCCCATCACCTCAGTCCTCGCATCCCATGGCACTCACTGAAGAACTTCGTCTAGCTGCGCTCGAGTACCACCGCCTTCCGCGCCCGGGCAAGATCAAGGTCTCCGCGACCAAACCCATGGTGACCCAGCGCGACCTCGCCCTGGCTTATTCGCCCGGCGTGGCCTATGCCTGCGAAGCGATCGTCGAGGATCCCAATGCGGCCAGCGAGATGACCGCGCGCGGCAACCTCGTCGCAGTGATCACCAACGGTACGGCGGTGTTGGGTCTGGGCGATATTGGCCCGCTCGCCGGCAAGCCGGTGATGGAAGGCAAGGGCGTGCTGTTCCAGAAGTTCGCGGGCATTGATGTGTTCGACCTCGAAATCAACGAGCGCGACCCGGACAAGCTGGTCGACATCATCGCCTCGCTGGAGCCGACGTTCGGCGGCATCAATCTGGAAGACATCAAGGCGCCGGAGTGTTTCATCGTCGAGCGCAAGCTGCGCGAGCGCATGAAGATCCCGGTCTTCCACGACGACCAGCACGGCACCGCCATCATCGTGGGCGCCGCGGTGCTCAATGCGCTGGAAGTGGTCGGCAAGAAGATCGAGGACGTGAAGCTGGCGACCACCGGTGTCGGCGCCGCCGGTATCGCCTGCCTGGACATGCTGGTGGCGCTGGGCGTCAAGCCCGAACACATCCTGGCCTACGACCGTGAGGGCGTGCTTTACAGCGGACGCGACCACCTGGACCCGGACAAGCAGCGCTACGCACGCAACACCGACAAGCGCACGCTGGCCGAGATCGTCGACGGTGCCGATGTCTTCCTCGGTCTTTCCGCCGGCGGCATTCTCAAGCCCGAGATGGTCGTCACGATGGCTGAGCGACCGATCATCCTGGCGCTGGCCAACCCGAACCCCGAAATCTCTCCGGAAGACGCCAAGCGCGTGCGCCCGGACTGCATCATCGCCACGGGCCGTTCGGACTATCCGAACCAGGTCAACAACGCGCTGTGCTTCCCGTACATCTTCCGCGGCGCACTCGATGTCGGCGCCACCGGCATCAACGAGGCGATGAAGCTCGCCTGCGTGCGCGCGATTGCGCAGCTGGCTCGCATGGAAGCTGGCGACCTCGCCAGCGCCTATGGTGGGGACATTCCGACCTTCGGTCCGGACTACCTGATTCCGCGTCCGTTCGATCCGCGCCTGCTGGTGGTGCTGGCCCCGGCCGTTGCCCTGGCGGCGATGGAGTCGGGCGTCGCCACGCGTCCGATCGTGGACATGGAGGCGTACCTCGAGAAGCTCGGCCAGTTCATCTACCGAACCGGCTTGCTGATGAAGCCGGTGTACGAGCGCGCGCGCGCCGACCTCAAGCGTGTGGTCTACGCCGAAGGCGAGGAAGAAACCGTCTTGCGCGCCGTGCAGACGGTGATCGATGAGCGCCTGGCGTTCCCGATCCTGATCGGCCGCCCGGACGTGATCGAGGCGCGTATCGAGCGCCTCGGCCTGCGCATGCGCGAAGGCGTCGATTTCGAACTCACCAATATCAACGACGATCCGCGTTTCAACGATTACTGGCAGCAATACCACGCGCTGACCGAGCGTCGCGGCGTGACCCCGGCGGCGGCCAAGAACCTGTTGCGTTCGCGCCCCACCTTGATTGCTTCGCTGATGGTCGAACGTGGCGAAGCGGATGCGATGATCAGTGGCCTGGTCGGTCGCTTCCACAAGAAACTGGGCTACATGCGCAGCGTGTTCGGCCTGGATCCGGGCGTGCAGTGCACCTCGGCCATGACGGGCGTGATCAACGACCAGGGCGCGTGGTTCTTCCTCGACACCCACGTGCAGTGTGACCCCACGGCCGAGCAGATCGCCGAGG is a window encoding:
- a CDS encoding NADP-dependent malic enzyme, producing MALTEELRLAALEYHRLPRPGKIKVSATKPMVTQRDLALAYSPGVAYACEAIVEDPNAASEMTARGNLVAVITNGTAVLGLGDIGPLAGKPVMEGKGVLFQKFAGIDVFDLEINERDPDKLVDIIASLEPTFGGINLEDIKAPECFIVERKLRERMKIPVFHDDQHGTAIIVGAAVLNALEVVGKKIEDVKLATTGVGAAGIACLDMLVALGVKPEHILAYDREGVLYSGRDHLDPDKQRYARNTDKRTLAEIVDGADVFLGLSAGGILKPEMVVTMAERPIILALANPNPEISPEDAKRVRPDCIIATGRSDYPNQVNNALCFPYIFRGALDVGATGINEAMKLACVRAIAQLARMEAGDLASAYGGDIPTFGPDYLIPRPFDPRLLVVLAPAVALAAMESGVATRPIVDMEAYLEKLGQFIYRTGLLMKPVYERARADLKRVVYAEGEEETVLRAVQTVIDERLAFPILIGRPDVIEARIERLGLRMREGVDFELTNINDDPRFNDYWQQYHALTERRGVTPAAAKNLLRSRPTLIASLMVERGEADAMISGLVGRFHKKLGYMRSVFGLDPGVQCTSAMTGVINDQGAWFFLDTHVQCDPTAEQIAEATMQATYRLKLFGIEPKVAILSHSNYGSHDNPSAAKMRKVREILMARMPKLNMDGEMQADTAWDEALRHRIFPNTTLKGRANLFVMPNLDAANITYNMVRVMTDGVAIGPILMGINKPAHILTPAATPRRVVNMTAIAAVDAQIRAAQGENRS